The following coding sequences are from one Nicotiana tabacum cultivar K326 chromosome 1, ASM71507v2, whole genome shotgun sequence window:
- the LOC142164448 gene encoding non-specific lipid-transfer protein A-like — protein MAKILIALFALSLILGQTNADIQCSDVISKVSSCEGYLLGKVAAPSPNCCFGLQDLAKLADDSQPDRQTICQCSKAAMQTFPVDFQKAKQLPQICHFKRFIEEEEKHPKVEKTYADVNL, from the exons ATGGCAAAAATCCTTATAGCTTTGTTTGCTTTGTCTCTAATTTTAGGCCAAACAAATGCAGATATTCAGTGTAGTGATGTTATATCAAAAGTGAGCTCTTGTGAAGGGTATTTGCTAGGTAAAGTTGCAGCACCTAGCCCAAattgttgctttggattgcaagATTTGGCTAAATTGGCTGATGACTCACAACCAGATCGTCAAACTATTTGTCAATGCTCTAAAGCTGCCATGCAAACTTTCCCTGTGGACTTCCAAAAAGCTAAACAACTTCCTCAGATTTGCCATTTCAAGA ggtttattgaagaagaagaaaagcatCCAAAGGTAGAAAAGACGTATGCTGATGTTAATTTATAA